The following proteins are encoded in a genomic region of Desertibacillus haloalkaliphilus:
- a CDS encoding DEAD/DEAH box helicase, with protein sequence MNVDIEYSTDWQDEFLQRIEEDGPWANWELFKLAYETEQHLSIPDFHGLQAPKHLPHLKPYPHQLEAANTVIENMNGKAILADEVGLGKTIEAGLILKEYMIRGLAKKVLILVPASLVSQWAIELNQKFFIPAVAQKKSYVWEQCDVVIASIDTAKRNPHRDIVLNQHYDMVIIDEAHKLKNPKTKNYEFIKHLKKKFCLLLTATPVQNKLEEIFNLVSLLKPGHLGDESSFQQAYKSNKRTPKNDEQLREIINKVMVRNRREETGIEWTKRIVKTVPVTLSKEERTLYDAVTSLKDDETIRANHFSLLTLQREVCSSREAAFMTLKNMIEKAQAEGRDIPIAQDFMNMIGAITKNSKAEKALEIIQNINDKVIIFTEYRATQLYLQWFLKQHGISSVPFRGGFKRGKKDWMRQLFQNNAQVLIATEAGGEGINLQFCNHIINYDLPWNPMRIEQRIGRIHRLGQEKDVHIYNFAIENTVEQHILQLLYEKINLFERVIGELDDILMKIELPSLEEHVTDILLHSESDGEIKIKMDHLTAVINEADHLEKGAEEEHAATRHS encoded by the coding sequence ATGAACGTCGACATCGAATATTCTACTGATTGGCAAGATGAATTTTTACAAAGAATCGAAGAAGACGGTCCATGGGCAAACTGGGAATTATTTAAATTAGCCTATGAAACAGAGCAGCATCTATCAATCCCTGACTTCCATGGCCTTCAAGCGCCAAAGCACTTACCACACTTAAAACCGTATCCACATCAGCTTGAGGCAGCCAACACAGTCATTGAAAACATGAACGGTAAAGCGATACTAGCAGATGAAGTCGGCCTTGGAAAAACAATCGAAGCAGGGCTTATATTAAAAGAGTATATGATTAGAGGACTAGCAAAAAAAGTGCTTATCCTTGTCCCTGCCTCACTCGTTTCGCAATGGGCGATTGAACTCAATCAAAAATTTTTTATTCCCGCAGTCGCACAAAAGAAAAGCTATGTATGGGAACAATGCGATGTCGTCATCGCTTCGATCGATACAGCCAAACGAAACCCACATCGCGATATCGTTTTAAATCAACATTATGATATGGTGATTATTGACGAAGCCCATAAATTAAAAAACCCTAAAACAAAAAACTATGAATTCATTAAACACTTAAAGAAAAAGTTTTGTCTACTATTAACTGCGACACCTGTCCAAAACAAACTTGAGGAAATTTTCAACCTCGTGTCACTGCTTAAGCCTGGACACCTTGGGGATGAATCTTCCTTTCAACAAGCATATAAATCGAACAAACGAACACCAAAGAATGACGAACAGTTACGTGAGATTATTAACAAAGTTATGGTCAGAAACCGGCGTGAAGAAACAGGGATCGAATGGACAAAACGAATTGTCAAAACAGTGCCTGTTACGCTAAGCAAAGAAGAACGTACACTATATGATGCGGTCACATCCTTAAAGGATGACGAAACGATCCGTGCAAACCACTTTTCACTCTTAACGTTACAACGAGAAGTTTGTAGTAGCCGTGAAGCTGCATTTATGACATTGAAAAATATGATTGAAAAAGCACAAGCCGAAGGAAGAGATATTCCAATTGCCCAAGATTTCATGAATATGATAGGTGCAATCACGAAAAACTCTAAGGCTGAAAAAGCATTAGAAATTATTCAGAATATCAATGATAAAGTGATTATCTTTACTGAATATCGTGCCACACAGCTTTATCTGCAATGGTTTTTAAAACAACATGGGATTTCATCGGTTCCTTTTCGTGGCGGATTCAAACGTGGCAAAAAAGATTGGATGAGACAGCTTTTCCAAAATAATGCCCAAGTCCTTATTGCCACTGAAGCCGGTGGTGAAGGGATTAACCTTCAATTTTGTAATCACATCATTAATTATGATCTGCCTTGGAATCCAATGCGTATTGAGCAACGAATCGGGCGTATTCATCGTCTTGGTCAAGAAAAGGATGTTCATATTTATAATTTTGCTATTGAAAACACAGTCGAACAACACATTTTACAACTACTCTACGAAAAAATTAACCTCTTTGAGCGTGTCATCGGCGAGCTAGACGACATCCTGATGAAGATCGAATTGCCGTCACTTGAAGAACACGTCACTGACATCCTTCTTCATTCAGAGAGCGATGGAGAAATAAAAATCAAGATGGATCATCTAACAGCAGTAATTAATGAAGCTGATCATTTGGAAAAA